The proteins below are encoded in one region of Bacteroidales bacterium:
- a CDS encoding DUF4197 domain-containing protein gives MKTRIISFLVAVMILTGCAEVMNLLQSAGPVPLTEAEVINGLKEALMTGAKNSAQRLAAENGYYGDEAIKILLPDEAKTIVDNISRLPGGDKLMQDVVLRINRAAEDAAKEVAPIFVNSVKQMTIKDAFNILNGADNAATGYLRSTTFSELYALYKPKIQASTEKKIVAGVSTKDSWVALTGKWNTLANSVAGRVANLKPVNTDLDDYLTNKALAGMFMKVELEELKIRKDVSARVSPILQRVFGSLDNKTK, from the coding sequence ATGAAGACCAGAATAATTTCATTCCTTGTTGCTGTGATGATACTTACAGGATGTGCAGAGGTCATGAATTTACTTCAATCGGCGGGTCCGGTTCCGCTTACGGAGGCGGAGGTGATTAATGGATTAAAAGAAGCCTTAATGACTGGGGCAAAGAATTCGGCACAAAGGCTTGCAGCAGAGAATGGCTATTATGGTGATGAGGCAATAAAAATTCTTCTTCCCGATGAGGCAAAAACAATAGTAGACAATATATCCAGGCTGCCCGGAGGAGACAAGCTCATGCAGGATGTTGTTCTGAGAATAAACAGGGCGGCAGAAGATGCAGCTAAAGAGGTAGCTCCTATTTTTGTCAACAGTGTAAAGCAGATGACAATAAAAGATGCATTCAATATCCTTAACGGAGCTGATAATGCAGCAACCGGCTATTTGCGCTCAACAACCTTTTCAGAACTTTATGCCCTTTATAAACCGAAAATTCAGGCTTCTACCGAAAAGAAAATAGTTGCAGGAGTTTCAACTAAAGACTCATGGGTGGCACTTACAGGAAAATGGAACACACTGGCAAATTCTGTTGCCGGAAGGGTTGCAAACCTGAAACCTGTAAATACGGATCTTGATGATTATCTGACCAATAAAGCACTTGCCGGGATGTTTATGAAGGTTGAGCTTGAGGAATTGAAAATAAGAAAAGATGTGTCAGCAAGAGTCTCTCCGATTCTTCAGAGAGTATTTGGAAGCCTCGATAATAAAACTAAATAA
- a CDS encoding 2-C-methyl-D-erythritol 4-phosphate cytidylyltransferase: protein MQLYVVIVAGGSGKRMGAEIPKQFLELAGRPVLMHTIERFKAFDESIEIITVLPENQLLHWCDLQEKHKFIVPQTLVKGGNHRFFSVRNGLKFVNTPGLVAIHDGVRPFVSIDTIKRCFETAEKLGNAIPAISPTESLRILTDKGSMPVNRFHVKQIQTPQVFNAELLKKAYTQEYSVEFTDDATVLEKTGEKINIIEGNRENIKITNPEDLLISTALLPIIR from the coding sequence ATGCAGTTATACGTTGTAATAGTTGCGGGAGGAAGCGGGAAAAGAATGGGGGCAGAGATTCCCAAGCAATTTCTTGAGCTTGCCGGAAGACCGGTTCTGATGCACACAATTGAAAGATTTAAAGCTTTCGATGAGTCTATTGAGATCATAACAGTTCTTCCTGAAAACCAGCTATTACACTGGTGCGACCTTCAGGAAAAGCATAAGTTTATTGTTCCGCAAACTCTTGTAAAAGGAGGAAATCACAGGTTCTTTTCTGTCAGGAACGGTCTTAAATTTGTAAATACACCCGGCTTGGTTGCTATTCACGACGGAGTGAGACCTTTTGTCAGCATTGATACTATTAAGAGGTGTTTCGAGACTGCTGAAAAACTTGGTAATGCTATACCGGCAATATCTCCAACAGAGTCGCTTAGAATACTCACCGACAAAGGAAGCATGCCTGTGAACAGGTTCCATGTAAAGCAGATTCAGACACCACAGGTGTTCAATGCAGAACTTCTTAAAAAAGCTTATACACAGGAGTATAGTGTAGAGTTTACAGACGATGCAACAGTTCTGGAAAAGACAGGAGAGAAAATAAATATCATTGAGGGAAACCGAGAAAACATTAAGATCACCAATCCTGAAGATCTTCTTATATCCACAGCTCTTCTGCCTATAATCCGCTAG
- a CDS encoding TIGR00266 family protein: MISHEIDYKIFGDDIQFVEIELDPKETVIAEAGTMVYMEQGINFEVKMGDGSTPNQGLMGKLLSAGSRLLTGESLFITHFTNHGYNKSHVAFAAPYPGTIIPVDLKDVRNTLIVQKDGFLCAAFGTKLSITLNKRIGAGLLGGEGFILQKIEGDGKAFIHAGGTVIEKQLNNETLRIDTGCIVAFEPSIDFDIEASGSLKSMVFGGEGLFLATLHGTGKVWLQSMPIRKLIRALAPMGGNRGKEAGSILGSFLER, from the coding sequence ATGATATCACATGAAATTGATTACAAGATTTTCGGCGACGATATCCAATTTGTAGAGATTGAACTCGATCCGAAAGAGACAGTAATTGCAGAGGCCGGAACAATGGTCTACATGGAACAGGGCATTAATTTCGAGGTGAAAATGGGCGACGGTTCAACTCCTAACCAGGGACTGATGGGAAAACTTCTCTCTGCAGGTTCAAGGCTCCTCACTGGAGAATCGCTCTTTATTACTCACTTCACAAACCATGGTTATAATAAAAGCCATGTTGCCTTTGCGGCACCATATCCGGGAACTATAATTCCTGTTGACCTGAAAGATGTCAGGAACACTCTTATCGTACAAAAAGACGGCTTCCTCTGTGCTGCTTTCGGTACAAAACTCTCCATCACGCTAAACAAGAGAATCGGTGCTGGATTGCTTGGAGGCGAAGGATTTATCCTCCAAAAAATTGAGGGTGATGGCAAAGCTTTCATCCATGCAGGAGGGACTGTAATTGAAAAACAGCTGAATAATGAAACTCTTCGTATTGATACCGGCTGTATTGTTGCTTTCGAGCCTTCAATCGACTTCGACATTGAAGCTTCAGGAAGCCTTAAATCGATGGTCTTCGGAGGTGAAGGCTTATTCCTTGCCACATTGCATGGTACCGGAAAGGTCTGGCTGCAGTCAATGCCAATACGTAAACTGATCCGTGCTCTCGCCCCAATGGGCGGGAACAGAGGCAAGGAAGCCGGTTCTATTCTTGGCAGTTTCCTTGAGAGATAA